Below is a window of Streptomyces sp. NBC_01429 DNA.
GAGTCGCTGCGCCACTACGAGGATCTCGCGCGGCATCCGGACCGGACCGGGGTGCGGCTGGTCCCCGGGCTGATGGCGGACACCCCGCTCGGTGGTCTGGGCGGCTGGGCCACCAAGGTGCGCGGGCTGCGCGAGGCGCGTGCCGACGAGTTGCCCGAGGGGTTCGGCCAGGGGCTGCGGGCCACCGTGCCGCTGATCGACATGCCCGTACATCTGCGGTATCTCAAGGCGCGGCTGCGCGCGGCCGGCGGCACGGTCGAGCGGCGTACGGTCACGGGCTTCGCCGAACCGGCCGCCGAGGCGCCCGTGGTGCTGGACTGCTCCGGGCTCGGCGCCCGTGAGCTGGCGTCGGACGCGTCGGTGCGGCCGGTGCGCGGACAGGTGGTGATCGTGGAGAACCCGGGCATCGACGAGTGGTTCGTGGGAACGCCGCCGGGCTCCGCCGAGACCACGTATGTGATGCCGCAGCCGTACGGGGTGCTGCTCGGCGGCACCACGACAGAGCACTCCTGGGATCTGGGCCCCGACGCGGCCGAGGCCGACGCGATCGTCGCGCGCTGCACCAGGATCCGGCCGGAGCTGGCGGGGGCGCGGGTGCTGGAGCACCGGGTGGGACTGCGGCCGTCACGCCCCGAGGTACGGCTGGAGGCGTCGCCCCTGCCGGGCGGCGGCCGGGTGGTGCACAACTACGGCCACGGCGGCGCGGGCGTCACCGTGGCCTGGGGGTGCGCGCGGGAGGCCGCCCGGCTGGCGACGGACGAACTGCCGGGCGGTCCCGTGGGGCGTTGAGCCTCCTGGAGCCCTGAACCCGTGGAGCCTTGAGCCTCTGGCGCCTTGAGCCGTGCGGTGGCCGAGTGCCCGGGTGCCGCGTGCCGGGATGATCGGGATCGCCTCCCTGCCGCCTGCCGCGTCGCGGACGCTCGACAGGGACCGTTTCGGTGGGTGTCGCCGGTGACAGGCTGGGCAGGGCCTAGCAGGCCACCGGCCGCCCCGCCGTCAGGTGGTACTCCGCCCGCTCGTCGAGCAGCAGCGCCGCCAGCGCGCGCTGCGACTGCCGCAGCGGCACGTACGCGCCCTTGCCCACGGGCAGCGACAGGACGCCGTGCAGGGCGAGTTCGTCCTTGACGTCCGCGTACTGGGCGGCGTCGAGCCGGTAGCCGCACGGCGGGTTCTGGATGATCCGGTCGGGGGTGGCCGGGTCGTTGTCCGCGCCGCCGAGGTAGATCGGCCCGCGGTCCTTCAGCCCGGTCAGCCGGGCGCTCGCCGTCGCGGCGGCGATCCGGCTGCCCCGCTCACCGGCGAAGGTGAACAGGCCCTTCAGGGCGTCGAGCTGGCTGGTCACCCGGCGCTTGTTGTTGACCGCGGCGTCGGCCTTCTCCTCCTCGGTCACCGGGTTGACGCGGCTCTCGATGAGCAGCCCGAGCGCGTGCTTGACGCCCGACGCGTTGCGCAGGATGCGCTCCTGGCCGTCGCCCGCGGTCTGCCGGACCGGGTCGCCGGTGACCGGGTCGGTCCAGATCCCGTAGGTGCCGGTGGAGTGGCCGCCGGCCTGCGCGGCGGGGCGCACGTACCGCTCGGAGAGCGTCCGCGACTCGTCGTGCACGTGCGGGTCGGTGTTGAGGTTGCGCGGCCAGAGGTCGAAGAGGTCCTTGTCGTAGTAGAGCGGGGTGGCGCCGTACTCGTGGAGGTCGTAGATGACCTCGGGGCGCCGGTCGCGGATGACGGCGGCCATGGCGCGGGCCTCGGCCGTCTTCAGTTCGATGTGGTCGCGGTTGATGTCGGTGCCGTCGGAGTTGCCCCGGGTGTCGGCGGCGCGGCCGTCCGGGTTGGCGGTGGGCAGGACCAGGACGTTGGTCCGGGCCAGGAACCGCTTCGTGGCGCTGTCCTTGGCGTAGGCGAGATCGCGGACGGTGCTCAGGCAGGCCTCGCGGCCGGAGGGTTCGTTGCCGTGCTGGCTGCATACGAGCAGTACGGTGACGGGCGCGTGCCGGGCGCCGAGGTCCACGAGCTGGAGCGGGCGGCCCTGCTTGGTGGTGCCGATCGTGGTGAGTTGGGCGGCGCTGCCCCGGGCCACCTCGGAGAGGAACTCCTGTTCCTGCGGCTGGCTGGTCCACCGCGCGCCGCCGTTGGCCTCGAAGCCGGTGCGCGGCGCCGCGTCGGTGGCGGGGGTGGCGGCGGCCTGGGCGGGCATCGTGACGAGCGGCGCGATGAACGCGGCGGCGGTGACCGCCA
It encodes the following:
- a CDS encoding FAD-dependent oxidoreductase, with protein sequence MSGSKSDVIVVGGGVIGLTTALVLAEGGRRVALWTRDPVGRTTSAVAGALFWPYRIEPAHRVGGWLEESLRHYEDLARHPDRTGVRLVPGLMADTPLGGLGGWATKVRGLREARADELPEGFGQGLRATVPLIDMPVHLRYLKARLRAAGGTVERRTVTGFAEPAAEAPVVLDCSGLGARELASDASVRPVRGQVVIVENPGIDEWFVGTPPGSAETTYVMPQPYGVLLGGTTTEHSWDLGPDAAEADAIVARCTRIRPELAGARVLEHRVGLRPSRPEVRLEASPLPGGGRVVHNYGHGGAGVTVAWGCAREAARLATDELPGGPVGR
- a CDS encoding M14 family metallopeptidase — encoded protein: MTFRPAPRVRALALAVTAAAFIAPLVTMPAQAAATPATDAAPRTGFEANGGARWTSQPQEQEFLSEVARGSAAQLTTIGTTKQGRPLQLVDLGARHAPVTVLLVCSQHGNEPSGREACLSTVRDLAYAKDSATKRFLARTNVLVLPTANPDGRAADTRGNSDGTDINRDHIELKTAEARAMAAVIRDRRPEVIYDLHEYGATPLYYDKDLFDLWPRNLNTDPHVHDESRTLSERYVRPAAQAGGHSTGTYGIWTDPVTGDPVRQTAGDGQERILRNASGVKHALGLLIESRVNPVTEEEKADAAVNNKRRVTSQLDALKGLFTFAGERGSRIAAATASARLTGLKDRGPIYLGGADNDPATPDRIIQNPPCGYRLDAAQYADVKDELALHGVLSLPVGKGAYVPLRQSQRALAALLLDERAEYHLTAGRPVAC